A genome region from Schistocerca nitens isolate TAMUIC-IGC-003100 chromosome 4, iqSchNite1.1, whole genome shotgun sequence includes the following:
- the LOC126251569 gene encoding cuticle protein 38-like isoform X4 yields MYKLVILPLLFAAVSAGYLGGVAVAPAAVAAPAIAAPVAYAAPAIAAAPALAVAPVLRAAPLALAAPAIAAPLPYAAAAPILKIH; encoded by the exons ATGTACAAGCTG gtgatCCTGCCCCTGCTGTTCGCCGCCGTGTCGGCCGGCTACCTGGGAGGCGTGGCCGTGGCACCAGCGGCCGtcgccgcccccgccatcgccgcccccgtggcctacgccgcccccgccatcgccgccgcccccgccttgGCCGTGGCCCCCGTTCTGCGCGCCGCCCCTCTGGCTCtcgccgcccccgccatcgccgCTCCTCTGCCCTACGCAGCAGCGGCTCCGATCCTCAAGATCCACTGA
- the LOC126251569 gene encoding cuticle protein 16.5-like isoform X2: MYKLVILPLLFAAVSAGYLGGVAVAPAAAVAAPAIAAPVAYAAPAIAAAPALAVAPVLRAAPLALAAPAIAAPLPYAAAAPILKIH, translated from the exons GTGATCCTGCCCCTGCTGTTCGCCGCCGTGTCGGCCGGCTACCTGGGAGGCGTGGCCGTGGCGCCAGCGGCCG CCGtcgccgcccccgccatcgccgcccccgtggcctacgccgcccccgccatcgccgccgcccccgccttgGCCGTGGCCCCCGTTCTGCGCGCCGCCCCTCTGGCTCtcgccgcccccgccatcgccgCTCCTCTGCCCTACGCAGCAGCGGCTCCGATCCTCAAGATCCACTGA
- the LOC126251569 gene encoding cuticle protein 16.5-like isoform X1: MYKLVILPLLFAAVSAGYLGGVAVAPAAAVAAPAIAAPVAYAAPAIAAAPALAVAPVLRAAPLALAAPAIAAPLPYAAAAPILKIH; the protein is encoded by the exons ATGTACAAGCTG GTGATCCTGCCCCTGCTGTTCGCCGCCGTGTCGGCCGGCTACCTGGGAGGCGTGGCCGTGGCGCCAGCGGCCG CCGtcgccgcccccgccatcgccgcccccgtggcctacgccgcccccgccatcgccgccgcccccgccttgGCCGTGGCCCCCGTTCTGCGCGCCGCCCCTCTGGCTCtcgccgcccccgccatcgccgCTCCTCTGCCCTACGCAGCAGCGGCTCCGATCCTCAAGATCCACTGA